A region from the Bactrocera dorsalis isolate Fly_Bdor chromosome 1, ASM2337382v1, whole genome shotgun sequence genome encodes:
- the LOC105223490 gene encoding dynein regulatory complex protein 8 isoform X1, with protein MEVAIPITNELEQRISDAFCIFDHHGDKRIDIREVGTVLRFLGCVPTEQEINEVIAATEMEESAGDVHLSKFMPHVAQLLAERKMEPASPEKILAAFQILDPEQKTYITKEYMSKMMMEEGEPFTQEELDEMLAVAIDPITGNIPYEFYINQLMHQPANSIYELAARYWTLKPKETKRGSKWAGSRISIR; from the exons ATGGAGGTTGCCA TACCCATTACCAACGAGCTGGAGCAACGCATCTCCGATGCCTTCTGCATCTTCGATCATCACGGCGATAAGCGCATCGACATACGCGAAGTGGGCACCGTCTTGCGCTTTCTGGGTTGTGTGCCCACAGAGCAGGAGATAAATGAAGTAATTGCAGCGACCGAAATGGAGGAATCCGCTGGAGATGTGCATCTCTCCAAATTTATGCCGCATGTGGCGCAATTATTAGCTGAAAGAAA AATGGAACCCGCTTCGCCGGAGAAAATTCTCGCCGCCTTTCAAATTTTGGATCCAGAGCAGAAGACCTACATAACCAAGGAGTATATGAGCAAAATGATGATGGAGGAAGGTGAACCCTTCACACAGGAGGAGCTCGATGAAATGCTTGCTGTGGCCATCGATCCCATCACTGGCAATATACCGTATGAGTTTTATATCAATCAGCTGATG CACCAACCAGCGAATTCGATTTATGAGCTTGCTGCAAGATATTGGACTTTAAAACCGAAAGAGACAAAACGCGGCTCCAAATGGGCCGGCAGTCGAATTAGTATTagataa
- the LOC105223490 gene encoding dynein regulatory complex protein 8 isoform X2 → MEVAIPITNELEQRISDAFCIFDHHGDKRIDIREVGTVLRFLGCVPTEQEINEVIAATEMEESAGDVHLSKFMPHVAQLLAERKMEPASPEKILAAFQILDPEQKTYITKEYMSKMMMEEGEPFTQEELDEMLAVAIDPITGNIPYEFYINQLMVYL, encoded by the exons ATGGAGGTTGCCA TACCCATTACCAACGAGCTGGAGCAACGCATCTCCGATGCCTTCTGCATCTTCGATCATCACGGCGATAAGCGCATCGACATACGCGAAGTGGGCACCGTCTTGCGCTTTCTGGGTTGTGTGCCCACAGAGCAGGAGATAAATGAAGTAATTGCAGCGACCGAAATGGAGGAATCCGCTGGAGATGTGCATCTCTCCAAATTTATGCCGCATGTGGCGCAATTATTAGCTGAAAGAAA AATGGAACCCGCTTCGCCGGAGAAAATTCTCGCCGCCTTTCAAATTTTGGATCCAGAGCAGAAGACCTACATAACCAAGGAGTATATGAGCAAAATGATGATGGAGGAAGGTGAACCCTTCACACAGGAGGAGCTCGATGAAATGCTTGCTGTGGCCATCGATCCCATCACTGGCAATATACCGTATGAGTTTTATATCAATCAGCTGATG gTATAtctatga